In Coriobacteriia bacterium, the genomic stretch CCACTCTTCATGGTCAGGCGGTAGACGCCCACCAGGGGCGCCCGGCCCGTCCCTTCCACGGCCTCGCGCGCCCGCGCCAGCACCTGGTCGGCCACGAAGTCCTTGCGGGTGCGGTTGGCCTCCACGATGGCACCGATCAGGCTCTGGGGGACGTCGGCGTAGTTGGCCAGCAGCTGCTTGGTGTCCTTGGGCAGGCAGTAGCCGCCGTAGCCGAAGGAGGGGTTGTTGTAGTGAGACCCGATGCGCGGCTCCAGGCACACGCCCTCGATGACGTCGGTTGAGGACAGCCCGCGAGCCTCGCAGTAGGTGTCCAGCTCGTTGAAGTAGGCCACGCGAAGCGCCAGGTAGGTATTGGCGAACAGCTTGACCGCCTCGGCCTCAGTGGCGCCAAGCACCAGGCGCGGAATGCCCGTTGTGCCATCGGCATTGGCTCGGATAAGCTCTGCAGGGTCGGCACCCTGCGCCAGCAGCTCGGCGAAGGCTTCCGCGGCGGCCATAGCGCCGGCGTCTCCCTTAGCTGCGCCTACTACGATGCGAGAGGGATGCAGGTTGTCATAGAGCGCCTTGCCCTCACGCAGAAACTCGGGGCTGAAGATGATGCGGTTATCGCCCAGCCTTTCGCGTAGTGACAAAGTATATCCCACGGGAATGGTGGACTTGACGACAATCCATGCCGTGGGGTTCACCGAACGGATGGCGGCGACAGCGGCCTCGACGGAACTCGTGTCGAAAAAGTTCCTATCCGAATCGTAGTTCGTCGGCGTGGCCACGATGGCATAGTCTGCGCCCGTGTAGGCCTCTGCCACATCCACTGTTGCATGCAAGTCGAGTTTGCGTTCTCCCGCCTCTGCTTCGGAGAGAAAACGCTCGATCTCGGCGTCCCGGATGGGCGAACAAAAAGCGTTAATCTTTTC encodes the following:
- a CDS encoding nucleotide sugar dehydrogenase encodes the protein MKIAVAGTGYVGLSLAILLSQHNEVRALDIMPEKVEKINAFCSPIRDAEIERFLSEAEAGERKLDLHATVDVAEAYTGADYAIVATPTNYDSDRNFFDTSSVEAAVAAIRSVNPTAWIVVKSTIPVGYTLSLRERLGDNRIIFSPEFLREGKALYDNLHPSRIVVGAAKGDAGAMAAAEAFAELLAQGADPAELIRANADGTTGIPRLVLGATEAEAVKLFANTYLALRVAYFNELDTYCEARGLSSTDVIEGVCLEPRIGSHYNNPSFGYGGYCLPKDTKQLLANYADVPQSLIGAIVEANRTRKDFVADQVLARAREAVEGTGRAPLVGVYRLTMKSGSDNFRASSVQGVMKRVKAKGVPVLVYEPTLGEPEFFGSEVTHDLASFKERCDVIVANRWSDELADVSEKVYTRDLFRRD